The following are from one region of the Leptospira harrisiae genome:
- a CDS encoding HmuY family protein, protein MSDQKLFVNQLVTNLINAGNPNALDKIVFSRANGDGSYTTRFNATNLDFYIYFQFEGNKQIPFAEKDSLTWDVAFNRYKVATNSGETNRFGLGGACTSNTTNFALAGSSSPSSQGCNSFIVDVATTTQGIGGAGAVYVGNAIVTEWYYYTIGNLTPKPDIFLIRSGTGLATYAIHIENYYSDAGTSGYPTIRWKKLP, encoded by the coding sequence TTGTCAGATCAGAAACTTTTTGTAAACCAATTGGTCACAAATTTGATCAATGCAGGGAATCCCAATGCGTTGGATAAAATTGTATTTTCCCGTGCCAATGGCGATGGGAGTTATACAACAAGATTCAATGCAACCAATTTAGATTTTTATATATACTTTCAATTTGAAGGGAATAAACAAATCCCTTTTGCAGAGAAAGACTCCCTTACGTGGGATGTTGCCTTTAACAGATATAAGGTGGCCACAAATTCAGGCGAAACGAATCGTTTCGGACTCGGTGGAGCTTGTACAAGTAATACCACAAATTTTGCACTTGCCGGTTCCAGTTCACCTAGTAGCCAAGGATGTAATAGTTTTATAGTAGATGTTGCCACTACCACTCAAGGAATCGGGGGAGCCGGCGCAGTTTATGTGGGCAATGCAATTGTCACCGAATGGTATTATTATACGATTGGAAATTTAACTCCAAAACCTGATATCTTTCTTATCCGTTCCGGAACGGGTCTTGCTACTTACGCCATTCATATCGAAAATTATTATAGTGATGCGGGAACTTCTGGTTATCCGACCATCCGATGGAAAAAACTTCCCTAA
- a CDS encoding FAD-binding oxidoreductase has protein sequence MLTPQINLFKKSNPILAQVIANTRLTPEPGKGKRPAKEGDSAVHRITIAVDHNTYPYMIGQSAGIIPPGVDPEKQAKGSADPSYTIRLYSIASPSFSFGQTKDNIEFVVKRDNVYDENGNLLHKGVCSNYLCDLKPGDTVTMTGPAGKKFLLPQTDFSGDIFFFATGTGISPFFGMVEELLVQKLITFQGNVWLVYGAPYSDEIVLRDYFEDIAKNHPNFHFLTAISREEKNTFDGGKMYITHRAKENAESIKNAVNGNGKFYICGGPKGMEKGVIQEIMSACGTDLSYDEFKKQLEEKEQLFVETY, from the coding sequence TTGCTTACCCCTCAAATTAATCTTTTTAAAAAATCCAATCCCATCCTAGCCCAAGTCATTGCCAATACCCGTTTGACCCCAGAACCAGGAAAAGGAAAACGCCCGGCAAAGGAAGGAGATTCTGCCGTTCACCGAATCACCATTGCCGTCGATCACAATACTTATCCCTATATGATTGGGCAAAGCGCAGGAATCATTCCCCCTGGAGTGGATCCCGAAAAACAAGCCAAGGGATCAGCTGATCCATCATATACCATCCGTTTGTACTCCATCGCCTCACCGTCGTTCAGTTTTGGTCAAACCAAGGACAATATTGAATTTGTTGTAAAAAGGGACAATGTGTACGATGAAAACGGAAATCTCCTCCACAAAGGAGTATGTTCTAATTACTTATGTGATTTAAAACCAGGAGACACTGTGACAATGACGGGTCCTGCAGGGAAAAAGTTCTTATTGCCCCAAACTGACTTTTCGGGAGATATTTTCTTTTTTGCAACAGGAACCGGAATTAGTCCATTTTTTGGAATGGTGGAGGAACTCCTCGTTCAGAAGCTAATTACTTTCCAAGGAAATGTTTGGTTGGTTTACGGAGCACCATATTCTGACGAAATAGTACTTCGCGATTATTTTGAAGATATAGCAAAAAATCATCCAAATTTCCACTTTTTAACAGCCATTAGCCGAGAGGAAAAAAACACTTTTGATGGCGGAAAGATGTACATCACACACCGTGCAAAAGAAAACGCAGAATCTATTAAAAATGCTGTCAATGGAAACGGTAAGTTTTATATTTGTGGCGGTCCGAAAGGAATGGAAAAAGGGGTGATACAAGAGATCATGTCTGCTTGTGGAACGGATCTTTCGTATGATGAATTCAAAAAACAATTAGAGGAAAAAGAACAACTTTTTGTAGAGACGTACTAA
- a CDS encoding DUF3015 domain-containing protein yields MFTRSFFPYFKIQLATVISFGLIILAPINAEPYGMAGCGLGSMVPVWKNDIGQVLAATTNGSLSSQTFGITSGTSNCTTDGIVRADRAQEVFVAYNEGPLELETVRGTGERVQAIASLLGCPTHSDELGKLMKEKHSFIFDHSKEGGPNVRSKLILARLKAKIAENSELKQVCLY; encoded by the coding sequence ATGTTCACCCGAAGTTTTTTTCCTTATTTTAAAATTCAACTAGCAACCGTTATTTCTTTTGGGCTAATCATTTTGGCTCCGATAAATGCGGAACCATATGGAATGGCAGGTTGTGGACTCGGTTCAATGGTTCCTGTATGGAAAAATGATATTGGTCAAGTCCTAGCAGCCACAACTAATGGGAGTTTGTCTTCCCAAACATTTGGAATTACTTCAGGTACATCTAATTGTACAACAGATGGAATCGTGAGAGCTGATAGGGCTCAAGAGGTTTTTGTTGCCTATAACGAAGGTCCACTAGAATTAGAAACAGTTCGTGGAACTGGTGAAAGGGTTCAAGCCATTGCTTCTTTGTTAGGTTGTCCGACTCATAGCGATGAGTTAGGAAAATTAATGAAAGAAAAACATTCATTTATTTTTGATCATTCAAAAGAAGGTGGACCAAATGTTCGTTCTAAACTTATTTTGGCTCGATTGAAGGCAAAAATAGCAGAGAATTCTGAATTAAAACAAGTTTGTTTATATTAA
- a CDS encoding TonB-dependent receptor produces the protein MYFFNPFLLPILCLFLLFIGEVHSQTRPRENGKTPKIVEKTPNTTTVPGSVETPPADPNQTTQTPTSVPEEANKEEVPTEEVDRFKDLDNKNGIVVTGSRGERRLKDSAVATEVISRKRIEQTGARNLGEVLDTQTGINVTPFFGGSQVQMLGLDSKYVLFLVDGQRIAGRLNNTIDLTRFKVQNIERVEIVKGSSSSLYGADAIGGVINIITKQAEKPEHYQFRTSYGTGRQTNFGTQGEKNLIADVGFKNEFVASNFYGGFNQSAAYDLDPKTPATTGNAFQDNNVGGNMTFNPDGKFKVKTGINYLNRNQAGIDSRANGGVFDRTNLTNDFLGLGALEYAYGKRNMVSLRGNFSRWENHYKLDQRNSNELDVKELTNEFSSQGVAQIDHEINNDHMVTAGVESYSEELQSDRLQRRNAYRTRRAAFIQDEWVVWRQGFVWRLVPGVRHDVDSQFGGQTTPKIATKVDITSNLVFRASYGKGFRPPSFRELYLRFENPGVGYVVDGNDKLRPEKSTTVNADIEYAPFKFWTLSLSVFRNDITDLIQYSFGTRTSEFANFQLKNIQRAYTRGVEAGSRVRFLKYFALELGYNQTDTRDLTTDRPLEGRALHQGTMNFFVNAPGGWEFALRAKRLDKRPFYSTTNEFTAGSSTALIDQQTKSVEENNKVVYGKPFTLLNVRMEKKFFDGRMSLFLGVDNVLDQYELTYNPIRPRFYYGGLQATF, from the coding sequence ATGTATTTTTTTAATCCGTTTTTATTGCCAATCCTTTGCCTTTTCCTATTGTTCATTGGCGAAGTACACTCCCAAACACGTCCACGTGAAAACGGAAAAACTCCTAAAATCGTAGAAAAGACACCTAACACAACAACGGTGCCTGGTTCGGTGGAAACACCTCCGGCAGATCCAAATCAAACAACTCAAACCCCAACCTCCGTTCCAGAAGAGGCCAACAAAGAGGAAGTTCCTACTGAAGAAGTGGATCGATTTAAAGATTTGGATAATAAAAACGGAATTGTGGTTACAGGTTCTCGCGGCGAAAGAAGGCTCAAAGATTCAGCAGTAGCAACAGAAGTTATTTCTAGAAAACGGATTGAACAAACTGGAGCACGTAACTTAGGTGAGGTGCTAGATACTCAAACGGGAATCAATGTAACGCCGTTTTTTGGTGGGTCACAGGTTCAAATGTTGGGCCTTGATTCCAAGTATGTATTGTTTCTTGTTGATGGACAACGGATTGCCGGTCGATTGAACAATACAATCGACCTCACTCGGTTTAAAGTGCAAAACATCGAACGAGTTGAAATTGTAAAAGGCAGTTCCTCTTCTTTGTATGGTGCCGATGCCATTGGCGGTGTCATCAATATCATTACCAAACAAGCAGAAAAACCAGAACACTATCAATTCCGAACATCCTATGGAACTGGTCGACAGACTAACTTTGGAACCCAAGGTGAAAAAAATTTAATAGCGGATGTTGGTTTTAAAAACGAATTTGTTGCTTCCAATTTTTATGGAGGCTTCAACCAATCTGCTGCATACGACCTCGATCCAAAAACACCAGCCACAACGGGAAACGCATTCCAAGATAACAATGTTGGCGGAAACATGACTTTTAATCCAGATGGAAAATTTAAAGTCAAAACAGGTATCAACTATTTAAATCGAAACCAGGCCGGTATTGATTCCAGAGCTAATGGTGGCGTTTTTGATAGAACCAATCTCACAAACGACTTTCTTGGGTTAGGTGCTTTAGAGTATGCCTACGGAAAAAGAAATATGGTTTCCCTTCGAGGAAATTTCTCACGTTGGGAAAATCATTATAAATTAGACCAAAGAAATTCGAACGAATTAGATGTAAAAGAACTCACTAATGAGTTTTCATCACAAGGTGTCGCTCAAATTGATCATGAAATTAACAATGATCATATGGTAACAGCTGGGGTAGAATCCTATTCAGAAGAATTACAATCTGACAGGTTACAAAGAAGAAATGCCTATCGAACGAGAAGAGCTGCTTTCATTCAAGATGAATGGGTTGTATGGCGACAAGGTTTTGTTTGGCGATTGGTTCCGGGTGTTCGCCATGATGTGGATTCCCAATTTGGTGGACAAACCACTCCGAAAATTGCAACCAAAGTCGATATCACTAGTAATTTAGTTTTCCGTGCTAGTTACGGGAAAGGGTTCCGACCTCCTTCATTCCGAGAACTTTACTTACGTTTTGAAAACCCTGGTGTCGGTTATGTTGTGGATGGAAATGACAAACTTAGACCTGAAAAATCAACAACGGTCAACGCTGATATTGAATATGCTCCATTCAAATTTTGGACCTTATCTCTCAGTGTGTTTCGGAATGACATCACCGATCTCATCCAATACAGTTTTGGAACTAGAACTAGCGAATTTGCTAACTTCCAACTAAAAAACATCCAACGTGCCTATACGAGAGGGGTGGAAGCTGGATCACGAGTTCGATTTCTAAAATACTTTGCATTAGAATTAGGTTACAACCAAACCGATACCAGAGACCTAACAACCGATAGACCATTAGAAGGCAGGGCCTTACACCAAGGAACAATGAACTTTTTTGTGAATGCTCCTGGTGGTTGGGAATTTGCCCTTCGTGCCAAACGTTTAGACAAACGGCCGTTTTATAGTACAACCAACGAATTTACAGCGGGTTCCAGTACTGCCCTCATCGACCAACAAACCAAAAGCGTAGAAGAAAATAACAAAGTAGTATATGGGAAACCGTTTACCTTACTCAACGTAAGAATGGAGAAAAAATTCTTTGATGGAAGGATGTCTCTGTTTTTAGGAGTAGACAACGTCCTTGACCAATACGAGCTTACTTACAATCCTATTCGGCCCAGGTTTTACTATGGTGGACTTCAAGCCACTTTTTGA
- a CDS encoding LIC20153 family lipoprotein translates to MKSFQNKTKLLIVLSLVAGFSFQCEKKKEDDNTATLVALAGLTTSAGDCSVSAVGKATINTWTTDVTGNTAGTISKLGSVPIVGHTTAAIKLTSDASTVLTVNGSAFIIVYKTTECPLNTSNIATITTQYTITGGSDSSSEFPSSYKIANQTATLTFNGAAGGYYVFIYAQPSKGQSAAVNYTFSP, encoded by the coding sequence ATGAAATCCTTTCAAAATAAGACAAAATTACTGATCGTTTTGAGTTTAGTAGCTGGATTTAGTTTCCAGTGTGAGAAGAAAAAAGAGGACGACAACACGGCAACGCTCGTGGCGCTTGCGGGACTCACAACTTCTGCTGGTGATTGTTCTGTTTCCGCAGTTGGAAAGGCAACCATCAACACTTGGACCACTGATGTAACGGGAAACACTGCTGGAACCATTTCTAAATTGGGTTCAGTACCGATTGTTGGTCATACAACGGCTGCAATAAAGCTAACTTCTGATGCTTCCACAGTTCTGACTGTCAACGGTAGTGCGTTTATCATTGTTTACAAAACAACGGAATGCCCACTAAACACTAGCAATATTGCAACAATCACAACTCAATACACAATCACTGGGGGATCAGATTCAAGCAGTGAATTTCCAAGTTCTTATAAAATCGCGAACCAAACGGCAACTCTAACTTTTAATGGAGCTGCTGGCGGTTATTATGTATTTATCTATGCGCAGCCATCAAAGGGTCAATCTGCAGCTGTGAATTATACTTTTTCTCCGTAA
- a CDS encoding transcriptional coactivator p15/PC4 family protein, with translation MAKTGIIRDIDKGRGEVIRVEISEYKGQTFFNIRVWYTDPNGELKPTQKGIAIAPTLVGDLKEAIEEAERWLA, from the coding sequence ATGGCAAAAACAGGAATCATTCGAGACATTGACAAAGGAAGAGGAGAAGTCATCCGCGTGGAGATCTCCGAATACAAAGGGCAAACTTTTTTTAACATTCGGGTATGGTATACAGATCCGAACGGGGAATTAAAACCCACTCAAAAAGGAATCGCTATTGCGCCGACACTTGTTGGTGACTTAAAAGAAGCAATCGAAGAAGCAGAACGTTGGCTTGCCTAA
- a CDS encoding M23 family metallopeptidase has product MIRFLSLLILILSFVRAVPAESREVKKKPPTRVTPTNYFVKKEEKNFSLLMEARRFGRGEVVFLRLTPKDKKWINESYKVSWLGKEVILTKKEKSMIAFLPVSPDTPAGAMTLEIVSKIFFVKRGQKQYQIILEPTKFQVIKKNQQIKVDEKFITKELPKETLDFIQECKTAKETAFAKQSQLQFVNNFKNPLDKMFITSKFYVRRDYNNKQGRPHGGVDFRGKVGTPIYAIQDGIVVLARKTYYEGNFTIVDHGNKIFSFYMHQNEIKVKVGDVVKQGQEIGTVGSTGMSTGPHLHLGAKVNDTLVDPLSLIALQSISESH; this is encoded by the coding sequence ATGATACGGTTTTTGTCTTTATTGATTCTGATTTTATCTTTTGTACGTGCTGTTCCTGCTGAATCTCGTGAGGTCAAAAAAAAACCTCCCACTCGAGTAACTCCGACAAATTACTTCGTAAAAAAGGAAGAAAAAAATTTTTCACTTCTGATGGAAGCACGACGCTTTGGAAGAGGAGAGGTAGTATTCCTTCGATTAACTCCCAAAGATAAAAAATGGATAAATGAATCGTATAAAGTTAGTTGGTTGGGAAAAGAAGTGATCCTTACCAAAAAAGAAAAGAGTATGATCGCATTTTTACCTGTTTCTCCCGACACTCCTGCAGGTGCGATGACACTCGAAATAGTATCAAAGATCTTTTTTGTTAAGCGGGGACAAAAACAATACCAAATCATTTTAGAACCAACTAAATTCCAAGTGATCAAAAAAAATCAACAGATCAAAGTGGATGAGAAGTTTATTACCAAAGAATTGCCGAAAGAAACTTTGGATTTTATTCAAGAATGTAAAACAGCAAAAGAGACTGCATTTGCAAAACAAAGCCAATTACAATTTGTTAATAATTTTAAAAATCCTTTGGATAAAATGTTTATTACAAGCAAATTCTATGTTAGGCGAGATTATAATAATAAACAAGGCAGACCGCACGGTGGTGTAGACTTTCGTGGAAAAGTGGGAACTCCAATATATGCAATTCAGGACGGAATCGTTGTTCTTGCTAGAAAAACATATTATGAAGGAAACTTCACAATTGTGGATCATGGGAATAAAATATTTTCATTTTATATGCACCAAAATGAAATCAAAGTGAAAGTAGGAGATGTTGTGAAACAGGGACAAGAAATTGGAACTGTTGGTTCGACAGGAATGTCAACTGGCCCGCACCTACATTTAGGTGCTAAAGTAAATGATACATTAGTGGACCCACTTTCCTTAATCGCTTTGCAATCGATTTCCGAATCGCATTGA
- a CDS encoding sensor domain-containing protein: MSLKQITIYIEEFDHDFYNRILRDITSIETCNVHSFHSILDIKPGTIQESAVFLFWNDSTVLEKQKFIFEQFPESPYILLSIAILSPSELAEAAHPTFLHLAEQTYTVGILDLVLNFAERLIEDMNRSIAYDKIREKVIVLQNVFEESLDILMQIDPGTKQIINANKQAVVVLEYPLEEIVGKEFSFFMPPVEVDEDEEFQGNLIESTALKTKSGHLIPTESSFRLFPVNGKMAIWATFRDITERKRSQEQVRNQKAFYEFILDNLDSDIAVLNSNFQYEYTNPVFLSNKEIRKWICKKTDEELAARLDLPNEFHEKRKKYLEIAAKENEIVQFEELIQDSNDKVTYLLRKYIPIDDTETDQKRIISFGVDITERKLSEERITYLAYYDALTGLSNRTLFIDHANQALKNHKSTETLLAFYFFDIDNFKFINDSLGHTKGDILLQMVGARLKRVMTEVDTVARFGGDEFAILKVDVPNKSAAAEFAQKILDILSQPFHIMGRDLFTTISMGIALSPNDGISSSELLKNSDMAMYKAKELGRNNYKFYTNELILRSEKRLYIENSLRKAIQNEELVLFFQPKISTITNQVCGAEALIRWKHPERGWVPPVEFIPVAEDSGIIERIGDWVLEEACRLKKIWNEENLPTFPVSINVSGKQLARANWSHRVQSTILQYNINPEEIELELTESSIMENPEKSIEAFEYLSGLGIKVSIDDFGTGYSSLSYLKKINADVLKIDRSFVIDLELNEDDRAICKAIINMAHSLGMEVIAEGVENPAQRDLLHDLGCHMIQGYLYSKPLPAEDFVVFVKKFNESAQTK, from the coding sequence ATGTCGCTCAAACAAATTACCATCTATATAGAAGAGTTTGATCATGATTTTTATAATCGCATCCTTCGTGACATAACAAGCATTGAAACTTGCAATGTGCATAGTTTTCATTCTATTTTAGATATCAAACCTGGCACGATCCAAGAGTCCGCTGTATTTCTTTTTTGGAATGATTCTACAGTTTTAGAAAAACAAAAATTTATTTTTGAGCAATTTCCAGAATCTCCTTATATATTACTCTCTATTGCTATTTTATCTCCTTCTGAATTAGCTGAAGCGGCCCACCCAACATTTTTGCATCTTGCCGAACAAACATACACTGTTGGAATCTTAGATTTAGTACTAAATTTTGCGGAACGATTGATAGAGGACATGAATCGATCCATAGCTTATGACAAAATTAGAGAAAAAGTCATCGTCCTTCAGAATGTTTTTGAAGAGTCATTGGACATTCTTATGCAAATTGATCCAGGCACCAAACAGATCATCAATGCAAACAAACAAGCTGTTGTTGTATTAGAATATCCATTGGAAGAAATTGTTGGGAAAGAATTTTCCTTCTTTATGCCACCCGTGGAAGTGGATGAAGATGAAGAGTTCCAAGGAAATTTAATCGAAAGCACTGCTTTAAAAACTAAGTCGGGACATTTGATTCCTACAGAGTCTTCCTTTCGGTTGTTTCCCGTGAATGGAAAAATGGCAATTTGGGCCACCTTTCGTGATATTACAGAAAGGAAACGTTCCCAAGAACAGGTGAGAAATCAAAAAGCGTTTTACGAATTCATTCTAGATAACCTTGATTCTGACATTGCTGTGCTCAATTCAAATTTCCAATATGAATACACAAACCCTGTATTTTTATCAAACAAAGAAATTCGTAAATGGATTTGTAAAAAAACTGATGAAGAATTAGCAGCTCGTTTGGATTTGCCGAATGAATTTCATGAAAAACGAAAAAAGTATTTAGAAATAGCTGCTAAAGAAAACGAAATAGTCCAATTTGAAGAACTTATTCAAGACAGTAATGATAAGGTAACGTATCTCTTAAGAAAATACATTCCCATTGATGATACAGAAACTGACCAAAAAAGAATTATTAGTTTTGGCGTTGATATCACTGAACGCAAATTATCTGAAGAAAGAATTACATATTTAGCTTATTATGATGCACTCACGGGTCTTTCTAATCGTACGCTATTTATTGATCATGCAAACCAAGCATTAAAAAATCATAAGTCCACTGAGACTTTACTTGCCTTCTATTTTTTCGATATAGACAATTTTAAGTTTATTAATGATAGTTTGGGTCATACCAAAGGTGATATTCTTTTGCAAATGGTAGGTGCAAGACTCAAGCGTGTTATGACCGAAGTTGATACAGTAGCACGATTCGGAGGAGATGAATTTGCAATTTTAAAAGTAGATGTTCCGAATAAAAGTGCGGCCGCCGAATTTGCACAAAAGATTTTAGATATCCTCAGCCAACCATTTCATATCATGGGTCGTGATTTATTTACAACTATAAGTATGGGAATTGCACTTTCCCCAAATGATGGAATTTCTTCTTCTGAACTTTTAAAAAATTCTGATATGGCAATGTACAAAGCCAAAGAATTGGGCAGAAATAATTATAAATTCTACACAAACGAACTCATTCTTCGCTCAGAAAAACGTTTGTACATTGAAAATTCTTTGCGAAAGGCCATTCAAAACGAAGAGTTGGTACTTTTCTTTCAACCAAAAATTTCAACCATCACAAACCAAGTATGTGGAGCTGAAGCACTCATTCGTTGGAAACATCCAGAGAGAGGATGGGTTCCTCCTGTTGAATTCATTCCTGTTGCGGAAGATTCGGGTATCATCGAAAGGATAGGAGATTGGGTTTTAGAAGAAGCTTGTAGATTGAAAAAAATTTGGAACGAAGAAAATCTCCCTACATTTCCTGTCAGTATAAATGTTAGTGGTAAACAACTAGCGCGCGCTAATTGGTCTCATCGAGTGCAGTCTACCATACTCCAATATAATATTAATCCGGAAGAAATAGAGTTAGAACTAACAGAAAGTTCTATCATGGAAAATCCTGAAAAAAGTATAGAGGCTTTTGAATATTTATCCGGGCTTGGAATCAAAGTATCCATTGATGATTTTGGAACTGGTTATAGTTCCTTGAGTTATCTTAAAAAAATCAATGCAGATGTTCTAAAAATTGATAGGTCTTTTGTAATCGATTTGGAATTGAACGAAGATGACAGAGCCATTTGTAAGGCCATTATTAACATGGCACATTCGTTAGGTATGGAAGTGATTGCTGAAGGAGTAGAAAATCCTGCTCAAAGGGATTTACTTCATGATTTAGGTTGCCATATGATCCAAGGGTACCTTTACAGCAAACCGTTACCTGCAGAAGATTTTGTTGTTTTCGTTAAAAAATTTAACGAATCCGCACAAACAAAATAG
- a CDS encoding anti-sigma factor antagonist (This anti-anti-sigma factor, or anti-sigma factor antagonist, belongs to a family that includes characterized members SpoIIAA, RsbV, RsfA, and RsfB.), protein MVMFIDAKLEYPLIQEKEVQENHLLLRFRTPANPKINERKPLVIGLAVDKSWSMKGEKMESVIDASCALVNWLTRHDAVTIIAYSADVQIIQPVTHLTEKVSVTDKIRNIQVATSTNLSGGWLSALKSLSQSKIPNAYKRVLLLTDGNPTSGIKEKEALVKIAEDHLAMGISTTTIGVGNDFNEEMLMEIAKAGGGNFHYIDNPEKASDIFFDEFGDIGALYAQAIDVELQLAPGVRLKQVLSETSHQIMEEFDEFLGDSKTISRQKINLQLGDLRADDIRNLVLRMEVDDRINQFESPFCEVNVSYYNLLQQNALESVKESFRFPRGNNRGKQDPDVLVEILIANATIGIKEITDFIKRGQVEDAKVLLYGLIQDIKNNLHFAPNALGSVLSRLEVLETKITTKSDDLKKHLFMNSQIMMKGSEKLDLKDVVLHNDIFEYRINGDIDLYKCPEIKLLLEQKMSEGFRYVVFDFSDTSHIDSSAIGMVIQIVGWLRRRGGELVVANIHDSVKKIFEITRLYNHIRVAESVSSAKEILQRLIYANEGDKN, encoded by the coding sequence ATGGTCATGTTTATAGACGCAAAATTGGAATACCCGTTGATCCAAGAAAAAGAAGTACAAGAGAACCACCTTTTACTTCGGTTTCGAACCCCGGCCAACCCGAAAATCAATGAACGCAAACCCTTGGTCATTGGGTTAGCTGTTGATAAAAGTTGGTCCATGAAGGGTGAAAAAATGGAATCTGTCATTGACGCATCCTGCGCTTTAGTAAACTGGCTAACAAGACATGATGCTGTAACTATCATCGCATATTCGGCTGATGTACAAATAATTCAACCAGTCACTCACCTAACAGAAAAAGTATCAGTTACCGATAAAATTCGGAACATACAAGTTGCCACTTCCACAAATTTAAGTGGTGGATGGCTTTCTGCTTTAAAAAGTCTAAGCCAATCAAAAATCCCAAACGCATACAAACGAGTTTTATTACTGACCGATGGAAATCCTACATCTGGCATCAAGGAAAAAGAAGCACTCGTAAAAATTGCCGAAGACCATTTGGCAATGGGAATCTCTACTACAACCATTGGTGTAGGAAACGATTTCAATGAAGAGATGTTAATGGAAATTGCAAAAGCGGGTGGGGGAAATTTTCATTATATTGACAATCCAGAAAAAGCATCCGACATTTTTTTCGATGAATTTGGTGATATTGGGGCCTTGTATGCTCAAGCTATAGATGTAGAGTTACAACTTGCACCCGGCGTTCGATTGAAACAAGTTTTGTCCGAAACTTCTCATCAAATAATGGAAGAATTTGACGAGTTTCTCGGTGATTCCAAAACTATATCGAGACAAAAAATCAATCTACAATTAGGAGACCTTAGAGCGGACGACATTCGAAATTTAGTTTTGAGAATGGAAGTAGATGATAGGATAAACCAATTCGAATCTCCTTTCTGTGAAGTAAATGTATCTTATTATAATTTATTACAACAAAATGCTTTAGAATCTGTAAAAGAATCTTTTCGGTTTCCAAGAGGAAACAATCGAGGCAAACAAGATCCCGATGTTTTAGTAGAAATATTGATTGCCAACGCAACAATAGGAATTAAAGAAATTACTGATTTTATAAAACGTGGGCAAGTGGAAGACGCTAAAGTATTATTATACGGTCTAATTCAAGATATTAAAAATAACTTACACTTTGCTCCCAATGCACTGGGTTCTGTCCTTAGTCGCCTCGAAGTTTTAGAAACAAAAATCACAACTAAGTCCGATGATTTGAAAAAACATCTGTTTATGAATTCGCAGATCATGATGAAAGGATCGGAAAAGTTAGATTTAAAAGATGTCGTTTTGCATAACGATATTTTTGAATATCGAATTAACGGGGATATTGATTTGTACAAATGCCCCGAAATTAAACTTCTTTTAGAGCAAAAAATGTCCGAAGGCTTTCGGTATGTAGTTTTTGATTTTTCTGATACATCACATATTGATTCCTCTGCAATTGGGATGGTGATTCAGATTGTAGGTTGGTTACGAAGGCGGGGTGGAGAACTTGTGGTTGCCAACATTCATGATTCTGTCAAAAAAATTTTTGAAATCACTAGGTTGTACAACCACATCCGTGTTGCAGAATCTGTTTCCTCTGCTAAAGAAATTTTACAAAGATTGATTTATGCAAACGAAGGAGATAAAAACTAG